The following are encoded together in the Acidovorax sp. KKS102 genome:
- the odhB gene encoding 2-oxoglutarate dehydrogenase complex dihydrolipoyllysine-residue succinyltransferase, which translates to MAIVEVKVPQLSESVAEATMLTWKKKAGEAVAVDEILIEIETDKVVLEVPAPAAGVLAEIIQGDGATVVADQLIAKIDTEGKAGAAAPAPAAAAPVAAAAPAAAPAATGSSKGDVAMPAAAKLLADNNLSVSAVAGSGKDGRVTKGDVLAAVAGGAKAAVAAPSVIPTGVPTKALPQVAAPAGKEDLSGRPEQRVPMSRLRARVAERLLQSQSTNAILTTFNEVNMAPVMDLRKKFQDSFTKEHGTKLGFMSFFVKAAVHALKKYPVLNASVDGNDIVYHGYFDIGIAVGSPRGLVVPILRNADQMSFADIEKKIAEFGKKAAEGKLGIEEMTGGTFSISNGGTFGSMLSTPIINPPQSAILGVHATKDRAVVENGQIVIRPMNYLAMSYDHRIIDGREAVLGLVAMKDALEDPSRLLFDI; encoded by the coding sequence ATGGCTATCGTAGAAGTCAAAGTCCCCCAGCTGTCCGAATCCGTGGCCGAAGCCACCATGCTGACCTGGAAGAAAAAGGCCGGTGAAGCCGTGGCTGTGGACGAAATCCTGATCGAAATCGAAACCGACAAGGTTGTGCTCGAAGTGCCAGCGCCCGCCGCTGGCGTGCTGGCAGAAATCATCCAGGGCGACGGCGCCACCGTGGTGGCGGACCAGCTCATCGCCAAGATAGACACCGAAGGCAAGGCCGGTGCTGCAGCTCCTGCTCCGGCAGCCGCAGCTCCCGTGGCTGCGGCAGCACCTGCTGCCGCCCCCGCAGCTACTGGCAGCTCCAAGGGCGATGTGGCCATGCCTGCCGCCGCCAAGCTGTTGGCCGACAACAACCTGTCTGTCTCGGCTGTGGCCGGCTCGGGCAAGGATGGCCGCGTGACCAAGGGTGATGTGCTGGCCGCTGTGGCGGGCGGCGCCAAGGCTGCCGTGGCTGCGCCCAGCGTGATTCCCACTGGCGTGCCCACCAAGGCACTGCCCCAGGTGGCAGCGCCTGCCGGCAAGGAAGACCTGAGCGGCCGTCCCGAGCAGCGCGTGCCCATGAGCCGCCTGCGCGCCCGTGTGGCCGAGCGTCTGCTGCAGTCGCAGTCGACCAACGCCATCCTGACCACCTTCAACGAAGTGAACATGGCCCCCGTGATGGACCTGCGCAAGAAGTTCCAGGACAGCTTCACCAAGGAACACGGCACCAAGCTGGGCTTCATGTCCTTCTTCGTGAAGGCTGCTGTGCACGCCCTGAAGAAGTACCCCGTGCTGAATGCATCGGTGGACGGCAACGACATCGTCTACCACGGCTATTTCGACATCGGTATCGCCGTGGGTTCGCCACGCGGTTTGGTGGTGCCCATCCTCCGCAATGCAGACCAGATGAGCTTCGCCGACATCGAGAAGAAGATCGCCGAGTTCGGCAAGAAGGCTGCTGAAGGCAAGCTGGGCATTGAAGAAATGACCGGCGGTACGTTCTCCATCTCCAATGGCGGCACGTTCGGCTCCATGCTGTCCACACCCATCATCAACCCGCCCCAGTCGGCCATCCTGGGCGTACACGCCACCAAGGACCGCGCCGTGGTCGAAAACGGCCAGATCGTGATCCGCCCGATGAACTACCTGGCCATGTCCTATGACCACCGCATCATCGACGGCCGCGAAGCCGTGCTGGGCCTGGTGGCGATGAAGGACGCGCTGGAAGACCCATCGCGCCTGCTGTTCGACATCTGA
- a CDS encoding AI-2E family transporter yields the protein MPHQHLQDKAFLLLLTVVTIAFGTILWQFHGAVFWGVILAILFAPLHRKLLRKMPRHPTLAALCTLGLCLVVVILPMAAITVSLIQEATAIYERVRSGQINFGLYLQQVIAALPAWAVNLLDRLQLTSVSELQQKLSSFAVQASQFVATQALSIGQNTLEFIVSFGIMLYLLFFLLRDGASLAKRIGQATPLEEAHKRQLVGKFTTVIRATVKGNIVVAASQGALGGMIFWILGIQGPVLWGVLMAFLSLLPAVGAGLIWVPVAIYFLATGAVWQGVVLTAFGVFVIGLVDNILRPVLVGKDTKMPDYIVLISTLGGMALFGLTGFVIGPVIAALFMASWDLFAPSAETDAPTR from the coding sequence ATGCCGCATCAACACCTCCAGGACAAAGCCTTTTTGCTGCTGCTCACCGTCGTCACCATCGCATTCGGCACGATCCTGTGGCAGTTTCACGGAGCCGTTTTCTGGGGTGTCATTCTTGCCATCCTCTTTGCGCCACTGCATCGCAAATTGCTTAGAAAAATGCCAAGGCACCCCACACTGGCGGCGCTGTGCACGCTTGGCCTGTGCCTGGTGGTGGTGATCCTGCCCATGGCCGCCATCACGGTGTCGTTGATTCAAGAAGCCACCGCCATCTATGAGCGCGTACGCTCCGGCCAGATCAATTTTGGACTGTACCTGCAACAGGTCATCGCCGCCCTGCCCGCCTGGGCCGTCAACCTGCTCGATCGCCTGCAACTGACCAGCGTGAGCGAGCTTCAACAAAAGCTTTCATCCTTTGCAGTGCAGGCCAGTCAATTCGTTGCGACGCAGGCGCTGAGCATTGGCCAAAACACGCTGGAGTTCATCGTCAGCTTCGGCATCATGCTGTATCTGCTGTTTTTCCTGCTGCGCGACGGTGCCAGCCTGGCGAAGCGCATCGGTCAGGCCACCCCCCTGGAAGAGGCCCACAAACGTCAACTGGTGGGCAAATTCACCACCGTGATCCGAGCCACGGTCAAAGGCAACATTGTGGTAGCTGCCTCTCAGGGCGCGCTGGGCGGCATGATTTTCTGGATCCTGGGCATCCAGGGCCCTGTGCTGTGGGGGGTTCTGATGGCCTTCCTGTCGCTGTTGCCCGCAGTGGGTGCCGGGCTGATCTGGGTGCCCGTCGCCATTTACTTTCTGGCAACCGGTGCCGTGTGGCAAGGGGTGGTGTTGACGGCGTTCGGAGTCTTTGTGATCGGGCTCGTGGACAACATCTTGCGCCCGGTTCTGGTGGGCAAGGACACCAAGATGCCCGACTACATCGTGCTGATCTCCACCCTGGGCGGCATGGCCTTGTTCGGCCTGACAGGGTTTGTGATCGGCCCCGTGATTGCGGCCTTGTTCATGGCCAGCTGGGACCTCTTTGCACCCTCGGCTGAAACGGACGCCCCCACCCGGTGA
- a CDS encoding 2-oxoglutarate dehydrogenase E1 component, with protein sequence MSDTTSVYQAYQGNTYLFGGNAPYVEEMYENYLANPGSVPDTWREYFDALQHVPAVDGSNAKDVPHLPVINAFAERAKQGGTKVVVATGADSELGRKRTAVQQLIAAYRNVGQRWADLDPLKRTERPAIPELEPSFYGFSDADQETVFNTSNTFFGKESMTLRELINALRETYCGSIGAEYMYATDQNQKRWWQEKLETIRSKPNFGADKKKQILDRLTAAEGLERFLHTKYVGQKRFSLEGGESFIAAMDELIQSAGAKGVQEIVIGMAHRGRLNVLVNSLGKMPKDLFAEFDHTAPEDLPAGDVKYHQGFSSDVTTPGGPVHLSLAFNPSHLEIVNPVVEGSVRARMDRRADPHGKQVLPVLVHGDAAFAGQGVNQETLALAQTRGYYTGGTVHIIINNQIGFTTSDPRDARSTLYCTDIVKMIESPVLHVNGDDPEAVVLATQLALEFRMEFKKDVVVDIICFRKLGHNEQDTPALTQPLMYKKIGAHPGTRKLYADKLATQGLGESLGDDMVKAYRAAMDAGKHTVDPVLTNFKSKYAVDWSPFLGKKWTDAGDTAIPLAEWKRLAEKITTIPDSVTPHQLVKKVYDDRAAMGRGDMPVDWGMGEHMAFASLVASGYPVRLSGEDCGRGTFTHRHAVIHDQKREKWDIGTYVPLQNVADNQAPFVVIDSILSEEAVLGFEYGYASNDPNTLVIWEAQFGDFANGAQVVIDQFIASGEVKWGRVNGITLMLPHGYEGQGPEHSSARLERFMQLAADTNMQIVQPTTASQIFHVLRRQMVRDLRKPLIIMTPKSLLRNKDATSPLSEFTKGSFQTVIPEQDEAIVKKAAKVKRVIACSGKVYYDLVKKRAEKEADDVAILRVEQLYPFPHKAFSAELKKYPNATDVVWCQDEPQNQGAWFFVQHYIHENMLEGQKLGYSGRAASASPAVGYSHLHQEQQKALVDGAFAKLKGFVLTK encoded by the coding sequence ATGAGCGATACGACATCCGTCTATCAAGCCTACCAAGGCAACACTTACCTCTTCGGCGGCAATGCGCCCTATGTCGAAGAGATGTACGAGAACTATCTCGCCAACCCCGGTAGCGTGCCAGATACGTGGCGCGAGTACTTTGATGCGCTGCAGCACGTCCCGGCCGTGGATGGCAGCAACGCCAAAGACGTTCCGCACCTGCCCGTCATCAATGCCTTCGCAGAGCGCGCCAAGCAAGGCGGCACCAAGGTGGTGGTGGCGACCGGTGCCGACTCGGAGCTGGGTCGCAAGCGCACGGCCGTACAGCAACTGATCGCCGCCTATCGCAACGTGGGCCAACGTTGGGCCGATCTGGACCCGCTCAAGCGCACCGAGCGTCCCGCAATTCCCGAGCTGGAACCCTCTTTCTACGGTTTCAGCGATGCCGACCAGGAAACCGTGTTCAACACCAGCAACACGTTCTTCGGCAAAGAGTCGATGACCTTGCGCGAGTTGATCAACGCGCTGCGCGAGACCTATTGCGGCTCCATCGGTGCCGAATACATGTACGCCACCGACCAGAATCAGAAGCGCTGGTGGCAAGAGAAGCTGGAAACCATCCGCAGCAAGCCCAACTTTGGCGCGGACAAGAAGAAGCAGATCCTGGACCGCCTGACGGCCGCTGAAGGCCTCGAGCGTTTCCTGCACACCAAGTACGTAGGTCAAAAGCGTTTCTCGCTCGAAGGTGGCGAGAGCTTCATCGCTGCGATGGATGAACTCATCCAGTCTGCCGGCGCCAAGGGCGTGCAAGAAATCGTGATCGGTATGGCCCACCGTGGCCGTCTGAACGTGCTGGTCAACTCCCTGGGCAAGATGCCCAAGGACCTGTTCGCAGAGTTCGACCACACCGCTCCCGAAGACCTGCCCGCAGGTGACGTGAAGTACCACCAAGGCTTCAGTTCGGACGTGACCACCCCCGGCGGCCCGGTTCACCTGTCGCTGGCATTCAACCCTTCGCACCTCGAAATCGTGAACCCGGTGGTCGAAGGCTCTGTGCGCGCTCGCATGGATCGCCGTGCCGACCCCCATGGCAAGCAGGTTCTGCCTGTGCTGGTCCATGGCGACGCAGCTTTTGCGGGCCAAGGCGTCAACCAGGAAACGTTGGCGCTGGCCCAGACCCGTGGCTACTACACGGGCGGCACGGTGCACATCATCATCAACAACCAGATCGGTTTCACCACCTCCGATCCCCGCGACGCACGCTCCACGCTGTATTGCACCGACATCGTGAAGATGATCGAGTCGCCCGTGCTGCACGTGAACGGTGATGACCCAGAAGCCGTGGTTCTGGCCACCCAACTGGCGCTTGAATTCCGCATGGAATTCAAGAAAGACGTCGTGGTGGACATCATCTGCTTCCGCAAGCTGGGCCACAACGAGCAGGACACCCCGGCTCTGACGCAGCCCCTGATGTACAAGAAGATCGGCGCACACCCCGGCACCCGCAAGCTGTACGCCGACAAGCTTGCCACCCAAGGTCTGGGCGAGTCGCTGGGCGATGACATGGTCAAGGCCTACCGCGCCGCCATGGACGCGGGCAAGCACACGGTCGATCCGGTGCTGACCAACTTCAAGAGCAAGTACGCCGTGGACTGGAGCCCGTTCCTGGGCAAAAAGTGGACGGATGCTGGTGACACCGCCATCCCGCTGGCCGAGTGGAAGCGCCTGGCCGAGAAGATCACCACCATCCCCGATAGCGTCACGCCACACCAGCTCGTCAAGAAGGTGTACGACGACCGTGCCGCAATGGGCCGTGGCGATATGCCCGTGGATTGGGGCATGGGCGAGCACATGGCGTTTGCGTCGCTGGTGGCCAGCGGCTATCCGGTGCGCCTGTCTGGCGAGGATTGCGGCCGTGGCACGTTCACGCACCGCCACGCCGTGATCCATGATCAAAAGCGCGAGAAGTGGGACATCGGTACCTACGTGCCGCTGCAAAACGTGGCCGACAACCAGGCCCCGTTTGTTGTGATCGACTCCATCCTGTCCGAAGAGGCGGTGCTGGGCTTCGAATACGGCTATGCATCGAACGACCCCAACACCCTGGTGATCTGGGAAGCGCAGTTCGGCGACTTCGCTAACGGCGCGCAAGTGGTGATCGACCAGTTCATCGCCTCGGGCGAAGTGAAGTGGGGCCGTGTGAACGGCATCACCCTGATGCTGCCCCACGGCTACGAAGGCCAGGGCCCTGAGCACAGCTCGGCCCGCCTGGAGCGCTTCATGCAGCTGGCTGCCGACACCAACATGCAGATCGTGCAGCCCACCACGGCCAGCCAGATCTTCCACGTGTTGCGTCGCCAGATGGTGCGTGATCTGCGCAAGCCGCTGATCATCATGACGCCCAAGTCGCTGCTGCGCAACAAGGACGCCACCTCGCCGCTGTCCGAGTTCACCAAGGGTAGCTTCCAGACGGTGATCCCCGAGCAGGATGAAGCGATCGTGAAAAAGGCCGCCAAGGTCAAGCGCGTGATCGCATGCTCGGGCAAGGTGTACTACGACCTCGTGAAGAAGCGCGCCGAGAAGGAAGCCGACGATGTGGCGATCCTGCGTGTCGAGCAGCTGTACCCCTTCCCGCACAAGGCGTTCTCTGCCGAACTGAAGAAGTACCCGAACGCTACCGACGTGGTGTGGTGCCAGGACGAGCCACAGAACCAGGGAGCCTGGTTCTTCGTGCAGCACTACATCCACGAAAACATGCTCGAAGGCCAGAAGCTGGGCTACTCCGGCCGCGCTGCTTCGGCATCGCCAGCCGTGGGTTACTCGCACCTGCACCAGGAACAACAAAAGGCGCTGGTGGACGGCGCGTTTGCCAAGCTCAAGGGTTTTGTCCTGACCAAGTAA